A window of the Mucilaginibacter sp. cycad4 genome harbors these coding sequences:
- a CDS encoding c-type cytochrome: protein MKKKYQYITFLLLLFALANVAQLASCSGSKAEEADNADSLAAGRLVSVDTTKMPGGKYGEAVRYGRELMLHTAYYIGPEGVNGHYTGNKMNCTNCHRDAGTRPYAFNLVRSFRDYPQYRAREGRILSLAERINNCVMRPNLGRPLPLDGREMISIMAYLKFLSDSSNVAKTTKGLKNMEVELPDVAASSDRGEVLYAQNCERCHAKNGEGKMRFDNVTYEYPPVWGLLAYRPGSSMHRVVKLAQWLKGNMPYDKTAEGKPFLTDAEALDIAAFVNDDTKHKRPLPKTTKEVDYPHYEEKAIDYDKGPFKDPFSEQQHKYGPYKPIIDYWEGKGITPAI, encoded by the coding sequence ATGAAAAAGAAATATCAATATATAACTTTCCTGCTGCTGCTATTTGCCCTGGCAAACGTTGCCCAATTGGCATCATGTAGCGGAAGCAAGGCTGAAGAGGCAGATAATGCTGATTCGTTGGCCGCCGGCAGGCTTGTTTCGGTAGATACCACCAAAATGCCCGGAGGCAAATATGGTGAGGCTGTGCGCTATGGGAGGGAGCTGATGCTGCATACCGCCTATTATATCGGCCCGGAGGGCGTTAACGGACATTACACCGGCAATAAAATGAACTGCACCAATTGCCACCGCGATGCCGGTACAAGGCCGTATGCTTTCAACCTGGTAAGGTCTTTTCGTGATTATCCGCAGTACCGTGCAAGGGAGGGCAGGATTTTATCTTTGGCGGAGCGCATCAATAATTGCGTGATGCGTCCTAACTTGGGCAGACCGCTGCCGCTTGACGGGCGGGAAATGATCTCGATCATGGCTTACCTGAAATTTTTGAGCGATTCATCAAATGTTGCAAAAACTACTAAAGGCTTAAAGAATATGGAGGTTGAGCTGCCGGACGTTGCTGCATCATCAGACAGGGGCGAGGTGCTATACGCCCAAAATTGCGAGCGCTGTCACGCCAAAAATGGTGAAGGTAAAATGCGCTTTGATAACGTGACTTACGAATATCCGCCGGTATGGGGTTTATTGGCCTATCGCCCGGGCTCGAGCATGCACAGGGTAGTTAAGCTGGCACAATGGTTAAAAGGCAATATGCCTTATGATAAAACAGCCGAGGGTAAACCTTTTTTAACCGATGCTGAAGCGCTTGATATTGCCGCCTTTGTTAACGATGACACAAAGCATAAACGTCCGTTGCCTAAAACTACCAAAGAGGTTGATTATCCGCATTACGAAGAAAAAGCAATTGACTATGATAAAGGCCCTTTTAAAGATCCTTTTTCGGAGCAACAGCATAAATACGGGCCGTATAAACCTATCATTGATTATTGGGAAGGTAAGGGGATAACACCGGCTATTTAA
- a CDS encoding aryl-sulfate sulfotransferase — MKDWFKVLAKGLLVSIICGCSGGNIIKEIHIGLYNNNELKIKLDVVTSKPVDVYAEYWIEGKQPVKYRSTATGNSKSYKLVLCNILPDTTYSYHIVTIDGGDTVVSKPHTFKSHQLPLFLQEQFHAKTAAKASLPAQFNGGLMLINKRYAPGVAFLVDAKGQIRWYHMIDRLGFKVINFTKDKTLLSILGRNDEPTSYGSEILEVNMLGDTLLHLTRGQGDFKQTIHHEILKNDKGRLVTIFVDQRLMDLSSIGGGKKDTVNGDGIMMMDKTGKQLYKWSVFDVMDPLKDPKILKTKKDWMHANSLSYDVDGNYLMSFYNNGQIWKIDSHTGKVIYKFGKGGTIAMPADCNFTQAHAAHINNQGNLMFFDNGVEKHQSGVYAMKIDEKNQTSTIAMHIKLPKEIFNGRMGSAYMINDTATLVCCSKRHIVVLANNKGVLQWTMETSVPTYRAGFIKYEQLDPFLKP; from the coding sequence ATGAAGGATTGGTTTAAAGTTTTAGCGAAGGGTTTGTTAGTTTCGATCATCTGCGGTTGCTCGGGTGGTAACATTATAAAAGAAATTCACATAGGTTTGTACAATAACAATGAGCTGAAGATAAAGCTTGATGTTGTGACCAGTAAGCCTGTTGATGTTTACGCTGAGTATTGGATAGAAGGCAAACAGCCGGTAAAATACCGGTCGACCGCCACTGGTAATTCTAAATCGTACAAGCTTGTACTTTGTAATATTTTGCCGGATACTACTTACTCGTATCATATTGTAACCATTGATGGCGGTGATACCGTTGTCAGCAAACCCCATACTTTTAAATCGCACCAACTGCCGTTGTTTTTGCAGGAACAGTTTCACGCTAAAACAGCTGCTAAGGCTTCGCTACCTGCACAGTTCAATGGTGGGTTGATGCTCATCAATAAACGCTATGCGCCGGGCGTCGCATTTTTGGTTGATGCCAAAGGACAGATACGGTGGTACCATATGATTGACAGGCTGGGTTTTAAAGTGATCAATTTTACGAAGGATAAAACGCTGCTTTCTATTTTAGGCCGAAATGATGAGCCTACCAGCTACGGCAGCGAGATCCTGGAGGTCAATATGCTGGGCGATACATTGCTGCACCTTACCAGAGGCCAGGGCGATTTCAAGCAAACCATCCATCATGAAATACTGAAGAATGATAAAGGCCGGCTGGTAACCATTTTTGTTGATCAGCGATTAATGGATTTGAGTTCGATAGGCGGAGGTAAAAAAGATACTGTTAATGGCGATGGGATTATGATGATGGATAAAACGGGTAAGCAGCTTTATAAGTGGAGCGTGTTTGATGTGATGGATCCCCTGAAAGATCCTAAGATCCTGAAAACAAAAAAAGACTGGATGCATGCCAACAGCCTTAGTTATGATGTTGATGGCAATTATCTGATGTCGTTTTATAACAACGGGCAAATCTGGAAGATAGATTCTCACACCGGTAAGGTAATTTATAAGTTTGGTAAGGGTGGCACTATAGCTATGCCTGCCGACTGCAACTTTACCCAGGCCCACGCAGCCCATATTAATAACCAGGGAAACCTCATGTTTTTTGACAACGGGGTGGAGAAACACCAGTCGGGCGTATATGCTATGAAAATTGACGAGAAAAATCAAACTTCAACAATTGCCATGCACATCAAACTACCTAAAGAGATATTTAACGGCCGGATGGGCAGCGCTTATATGATCAACGATACAGCCACACTTGTATGCTGCTCAAAAAGGCACATCGTGGTGTTGGCAAACAACAAAGGCGTTTTACAGTGGACGATGGAAACATCCGTGCCAACCTACCGGGCCGGTTTTATAAAATACGAACAACTTGATCCATTTTTAAAACCATAG
- a CDS encoding RagB/SusD family nutrient uptake outer membrane protein, with the protein MKKYNILLLAAAVVTQFSCNKSSLEPKIYSSLTSQNAFLTKSDAIAAVNAVYARLKGPAVGDNFDYWTVRHFALTDLTTDVGHCSYAGDPGQLSLVQWNSANGLIAEDYRQIYKLVANANNAIYNIAAMKSITDAQKSQFLAEMKFLRAIAYSDLTDAWGPVILNTEKDIANPDYKAQTPPSPVADVDALMITDLQNAINVLPADYTKSDIYTTNDVGRATKGAAMFLLAKIYLREHQWQKAADLTKQVMDLGIYQLYPTYAGLFKESNTWCSENIFSVLSDANVNGTELLNHFGPLSHPVLTDRWQYYAVTWDFYNSYGDEDDRKKMFFTQYQGVDGLTHKQAPSSGATAPDGVLYMPDVATMKYADPNGANTYYDGHSVDVLRYADVLLSRAEALNELGGPTAEAVSLVNQVKGRSHAKLLVQANLTQATFRDALLQERGWELYYEGKRRADLKRFGKYDVIVNAYLKRVGQTNTVQLPRDEYFPYPLNQVTVNPKLNNAGRQQ; encoded by the coding sequence ATGAAAAAATATAATATTCTACTCCTTGCTGCTGCGGTAGTTACTCAGTTTTCCTGTAACAAATCCAGCCTCGAACCTAAAATATACAGCAGTTTAACAAGTCAAAATGCGTTCCTCACCAAGTCTGACGCTATTGCCGCCGTAAATGCGGTTTATGCCCGGCTTAAAGGCCCGGCGGTAGGTGACAACTTTGACTATTGGACAGTAAGGCACTTCGCGCTTACCGATTTAACTACAGATGTAGGCCACTGTAGCTATGCAGGTGACCCGGGGCAATTATCGTTAGTGCAATGGAACTCAGCCAACGGTTTAATAGCTGAGGATTACAGGCAGATCTACAAACTTGTAGCCAATGCAAACAATGCTATCTACAACATTGCGGCGATGAAAAGTATCACAGATGCTCAGAAAAGTCAGTTCTTGGCTGAAATGAAATTTTTACGTGCTATTGCTTATTCTGATCTTACCGACGCCTGGGGGCCGGTGATCCTTAATACCGAAAAAGATATAGCCAATCCTGATTACAAGGCTCAAACCCCTCCAAGCCCGGTTGCTGATGTTGACGCTTTAATGATCACTGATCTGCAAAATGCGATCAATGTATTACCCGCAGATTATACAAAAAGTGATATTTATACAACCAACGATGTAGGTCGCGCTACAAAAGGCGCCGCTATGTTCCTGTTGGCCAAAATCTACCTGCGTGAGCATCAATGGCAAAAAGCTGCCGATTTAACCAAACAGGTAATGGATTTGGGAATCTACCAGTTATATCCGACATATGCAGGCTTGTTTAAAGAATCAAATACCTGGTGTTCTGAAAATATCTTCTCGGTATTGAGCGACGCCAACGTTAATGGAACAGAGTTATTGAACCACTTCGGTCCGCTAAGCCATCCGGTTTTAACTGACAGGTGGCAATACTACGCCGTAACCTGGGATTTTTACAACAGTTATGGCGATGAGGATGACCGTAAAAAAATGTTTTTTACCCAATACCAGGGTGTTGATGGTTTAACCCACAAACAGGCCCCGTCATCAGGTGCTACCGCGCCAGACGGTGTATTATATATGCCGGATGTTGCGACTATGAAATATGCAGATCCGAACGGTGCTAATACTTACTATGACGGCCACAGTGTTGATGTTTTGCGCTATGCGGATGTATTGCTGAGCCGTGCGGAAGCTTTAAATGAGTTGGGCGGTCCCACTGCCGAAGCTGTTTCCTTAGTAAACCAGGTTAAAGGCCGTTCGCACGCCAAGCTGCTGGTACAGGCAAATCTTACACAGGCAACTTTCCGTGATGCTCTGTTGCAGGAGCGCGGCTGGGAGCTGTATTACGAAGGCAAAAGAAGGGCCGACTTAAAACGTTTTGGCAAATATGATGTGATTGTGAATGCATACCTGAAACGTGTTGGCCAAACCAATACCGTTCAGTTGCCGCGCGACGAGTATTTCCCATATCCGCTTAACCAGGTTACTGTTAACCCTAAGCTGAATAATGCGGGCAGGCAGCAATAA
- a CDS encoding TonB-dependent receptor, translating into MIKIYSNPDKGFSKQIYLGRHKNGLFKLMCCCLLLLLPVLANAQTIISGNVKDKDGPIIGATVTQKGVKNTTSTDVNGKFKLTLKSNSTVLVVSYVGFKTQEVSVGNSTDITITLQEDLNKLNEVVVVGYGTVKKGDLTGSISSIKSDNLTLGGTTSNIGQAIQGKAAGVQVQQASFAPGSGINITVRGGNSINTSTAPLYVVDGFISEAGSQVNPNDIEDIQVLKDASATAIYGSRGGNGVVLITTKKGKNGKVSLDADISGGTQYLTYKPALLTGQQYTDIQNATALEDGKPQPYPSSFQVANTNWLKLATRNATVQNQSLSLSAGDQNSKLYIAGNHIKQVGVLQHTGFERYTARIGAEKTVNENIKISGNFYGANSTSTLQSYTGDITAPLFSLLTAPPNVAPYNADGTYNYYVTQGTKTNALAGLLEPTNNSGNKLINANVGLDYKIINGLTYHLTAGTEYNQTTTGQYLPTTTIAGAKQGGVAAEQIYSNFRWIAENYFTYKFNIKKDHDFTVLLGTSNQKDVAESLLSGAKGFSTDAFLYYNLNAGSLSNGYGSNKAEAFLTSYFTRLNYAYKDKILASFSYRDDRSSQFGSNRRSGFFPAGAVAYKLTDEDFVKDLNTFSNLKARVSYGVTGNDRIPASLYLATFGPYSTVLNGSGQLQTGIEPKNLANPNLKWEATRQLDIGLDMGFANGRINASIDYYSKKTTDLLIQVPIGAQWGATNGTQWINGGAIQNRGIELSVNTSNLRSKNLSWNTTVTFGYNKQKALDLGPGVTIISTNTANPSGTVSGQEFTRVVPGIELGELYGYVYQGVIKTGESYAPQPNSKAGDPKYKDVNGDGVITPADRTYLGNSNPHYMAGFGNDFHYKGIDLGIFFQGAFDYYLYNMNNMVLESTTGAAALNRFVAGKNENTAIPREGYYLSTYGSYVNSRFVENASYVRLKSLTLAYNFPASLFQNMKILQGIRIYAEAQNLWTITGYKGTDPEANVHADDTGAHPGQVPIRSALGGGLDFNSFPAFKTVTFGIKASIH; encoded by the coding sequence ATGATTAAAATTTACTCAAACCCCGACAAGGGCTTCAGCAAACAGATTTATTTAGGGAGGCATAAGAATGGCCTTTTTAAATTGATGTGCTGTTGCCTGCTTTTATTATTGCCTGTGCTTGCAAACGCGCAAACAATTATCAGTGGTAATGTAAAAGATAAAGACGGCCCCATCATTGGAGCTACCGTAACCCAAAAAGGCGTTAAAAATACTACCTCTACCGATGTTAACGGCAAGTTCAAGCTTACATTAAAGAGTAATTCAACGGTATTGGTTGTTTCTTACGTAGGATTCAAAACACAGGAGGTATCCGTAGGAAATTCTACCGATATAACTATTACCTTACAGGAAGACCTTAACAAATTGAACGAAGTAGTAGTAGTAGGTTACGGTACCGTTAAAAAAGGCGACCTTACCGGTTCTATCAGTTCAATTAAAAGTGATAACCTCACGCTCGGCGGTACTACATCTAATATCGGCCAGGCCATTCAGGGTAAAGCAGCTGGGGTACAGGTTCAGCAAGCCAGTTTTGCACCAGGTTCAGGTATCAATATTACCGTGAGGGGTGGTAACTCCATCAATACTTCTACAGCACCACTTTATGTAGTTGATGGTTTTATCAGCGAAGCCGGCAGCCAGGTTAACCCGAACGACATCGAAGACATCCAGGTACTGAAAGACGCATCGGCGACGGCCATCTACGGTTCAAGGGGCGGTAATGGTGTTGTTTTGATCACCACTAAAAAAGGAAAAAATGGCAAAGTGTCTTTAGATGCTGATATATCAGGAGGTACGCAATACCTGACGTACAAGCCGGCTCTGTTAACCGGTCAGCAGTATACCGATATTCAAAATGCTACCGCTCTTGAAGACGGTAAGCCACAACCATATCCATCAAGTTTCCAGGTGGCCAATACCAATTGGCTAAAATTGGCAACCCGCAATGCTACCGTTCAAAATCAAAGCCTCAGCTTAAGCGCAGGCGATCAGAACTCAAAATTATATATCGCCGGTAACCACATCAAACAGGTAGGGGTGCTGCAGCATACCGGCTTTGAAAGGTATACTGCAAGGATAGGCGCTGAAAAAACAGTGAATGAAAATATTAAGATCAGCGGTAACTTCTATGGTGCAAATTCAACCTCAACTTTGCAATCATACACGGGCGATATTACCGCACCGTTGTTTAGCCTGCTTACGGCACCGCCTAACGTAGCGCCTTATAATGCCGATGGTACTTATAACTATTACGTTACCCAGGGCACAAAAACCAACGCTTTGGCCGGCCTGTTGGAACCCACAAATAATAGCGGTAATAAATTAATTAATGCCAATGTTGGTTTGGATTATAAGATCATCAACGGGTTAACATATCACCTTACTGCAGGTACCGAATATAACCAAACCACTACCGGTCAATACCTTCCAACAACTACAATTGCCGGTGCAAAGCAGGGTGGTGTAGCTGCCGAACAGATCTATTCAAACTTCAGGTGGATTGCTGAAAACTATTTTACTTATAAATTCAATATCAAAAAAGACCACGATTTTACCGTATTGTTAGGTACATCAAACCAAAAAGATGTTGCCGAATCATTGCTTTCAGGTGCCAAGGGCTTTTCAACCGACGCTTTTTTATATTATAACCTAAATGCAGGTTCATTAAGTAATGGCTATGGAAGCAACAAGGCAGAGGCTTTTCTTACATCATACTTTACAAGGTTAAATTACGCTTACAAAGACAAAATTTTGGCGTCGTTTTCTTATCGCGATGACAGGTCGTCACAGTTTGGTTCAAACAGACGCTCTGGCTTTTTCCCGGCCGGCGCTGTAGCTTACAAATTAACTGATGAGGATTTTGTAAAAGACCTGAATACTTTCTCAAATTTAAAAGCCCGTGTTAGTTATGGTGTTACCGGTAATGACCGTATCCCGGCAAGTTTATATCTTGCAACTTTTGGGCCATATAGCACAGTGCTTAACGGAAGCGGTCAGTTACAAACAGGCATCGAACCTAAAAATCTTGCTAACCCTAACCTTAAGTGGGAAGCCACAAGGCAACTGGATATTGGTTTGGATATGGGCTTCGCTAACGGCCGTATTAACGCAAGTATTGATTATTACAGCAAAAAAACTACCGACTTGCTGATCCAGGTACCGATTGGGGCACAATGGGGGGCTACTAACGGAACACAATGGATAAATGGCGGCGCTATCCAAAACAGGGGTATTGAGCTTTCGGTAAATACCAGCAACCTGCGCAGCAAAAACCTGTCATGGAATACTACAGTTACATTTGGCTACAATAAACAAAAGGCGTTAGATTTAGGTCCGGGGGTTACAATAATAAGTACTAATACCGCCAACCCAAGCGGCACCGTTTCGGGCCAGGAGTTTACAAGGGTTGTACCAGGTATTGAGCTTGGCGAGCTTTATGGGTATGTATACCAGGGTGTTATAAAAACAGGGGAAAGCTATGCCCCGCAACCAAATTCAAAAGCAGGTGACCCTAAATATAAAGATGTTAATGGCGATGGTGTAATTACCCCGGCCGACCGTACCTACCTGGGCAATTCAAACCCGCATTATATGGCTGGTTTTGGTAACGATTTTCATTACAAAGGCATTGATCTGGGTATATTTTTCCAGGGAGCATTTGATTACTACCTGTACAATATGAACAACATGGTACTGGAATCAACAACCGGAGCAGCCGCGTTGAACAGGTTTGTTGCAGGTAAAAATGAAAATACCGCTATCCCGCGTGAAGGTTATTACCTGAGCACCTATGGTAGCTACGTAAATTCACGTTTTGTTGAAAATGCCTCTTATGTGCGTTTGAAATCGCTTACGCTGGCATACAACTTTCCGGCCTCGTTATTTCAAAATATGAAAATTTTACAGGGCATCAGGATTTATGCCGAAGCGCAAAACCTGTGGACCATTACCGGTTATAAAGGTACTGACCCGGAAGCAAACGTACATGCCGATGACACTGGCGCACACCCTGGTCAGGTTCCGATCCGGTCGGCTCTCGGAGGCGGTTTGGATTTTAACTCCTTCCCGGCATTTAAAACGGTAACATTCGGTATTAAGGCATCTATCCATTAA
- a CDS encoding Gfo/Idh/MocA family oxidoreductase: MERRQFLKTSAIAAAGFSILPSGSLFASAPSKVRLGYIGVGARGMSHIAEGLLRDDVEIVAICDTQESSLKICREYIAKKGHAPVKEYTGGLDAYKKLLDHKDIDAVIIATPWQFHHPQAIDAMKAGKYVGCEVIAGLTVEDHWDIVRTSEKTGMPYMTLENVCYRRDVMAALNMARQDLFGEIIHLEGGYQHNLRGVLFNDGKHYYGGGVEFGPKALSEAQWRTQFNIDVDGDIYPTHGAGPCMHYANINAGNRFTNLVSFSSKARGLAAYVEELSPGHPNAKINYKNGDVTTTMINCANGETVLLSHDTHLPRPYSLGFRVQGTKGLWMDVNKSVYIDHKSKEDDSWDPAKEWFDKYDHPLWKKYEKFAEGAGHGGMDWFVFNAFVEAVKQKRQTPIDVYDSVTMSVITPLSTKSLKEGNASVEFPDFTKGKWKERKNTFALDDSGF, encoded by the coding sequence ATGGAAAGAAGACAATTTTTGAAAACCAGCGCAATTGCGGCGGCAGGTTTTAGTATTTTACCTTCAGGAAGCCTGTTTGCATCGGCACCTTCAAAAGTACGCTTAGGTTACATTGGTGTAGGTGCCCGCGGCATGAGCCATATTGCCGAAGGTTTGCTTCGCGATGATGTGGAGATCGTAGCCATTTGTGATACACAGGAAAGCTCCTTGAAAATTTGCCGCGAATACATCGCCAAAAAAGGACATGCGCCTGTAAAGGAATACACCGGCGGATTGGACGCTTACAAAAAGCTATTGGATCATAAAGATATTGATGCTGTGATTATTGCTACACCATGGCAATTTCATCATCCGCAGGCTATTGATGCCATGAAGGCCGGAAAATATGTGGGCTGTGAGGTGATTGCTGGTTTAACTGTTGAAGATCACTGGGATATAGTGCGCACATCCGAAAAAACAGGGATGCCTTACATGACGCTTGAAAACGTTTGCTATCGTCGGGATGTGATGGCGGCTTTGAATATGGCACGCCAGGACCTGTTTGGCGAGATCATCCATTTAGAAGGCGGATATCAGCATAATTTAAGGGGAGTATTATTCAACGACGGTAAGCATTATTATGGAGGCGGTGTTGAGTTTGGCCCTAAAGCCCTAAGCGAAGCGCAATGGCGTACCCAGTTCAATATCGATGTAGACGGCGATATCTATCCAACACATGGCGCTGGTCCGTGTATGCACTATGCTAATATCAATGCAGGTAACCGTTTTACTAATCTTGTGTCATTCAGTTCAAAGGCGCGCGGTTTGGCGGCCTATGTAGAAGAGTTGTCGCCAGGCCATCCGAATGCTAAAATCAACTATAAAAATGGCGACGTTACTACCACTATGATCAATTGTGCCAATGGCGAAACGGTACTGCTGAGCCATGATACGCACCTGCCGCGCCCTTATTCATTAGGTTTCCGTGTGCAAGGCACAAAAGGCCTTTGGATGGATGTTAACAAAAGTGTTTACATCGATCATAAATCAAAAGAGGATGATTCGTGGGACCCGGCAAAAGAATGGTTTGATAAATATGATCACCCGCTGTGGAAGAAATATGAAAAGTTTGCCGAGGGTGCAGGCCATGGTGGTATGGACTGGTTTGTGTTTAATGCTTTCGTTGAAGCTGTAAAGCAAAAGCGTCAAACACCTATTGATGTTTATGACTCTGTTACCATGAGTGTAATTACACCTCTATCAACCAAATCATTAAAAGAAGGTAACGCAAGTGTGGAGTTTCCTGATTTCACGAAAGGGAAGTGGAAGGAGCGGAAGAATACCTTTGCGCTCGATGATAGCGGCTTTTAA
- a CDS encoding DUF3472 domain-containing protein, giving the protein MMKKTVIICLSILFIAIGDNAAIAQTVHFDAAQLRHVIPFGGNAWVNAPDTITDEGLIGLKSPKTTAGIYFRVSNAQDLQLALVVRVPQGSSTLQLSIGKNTFVKKLNNTKFDTVSFGKVHINKPGYIMVRLKGTSKTGAVYADVSDLVVTLQKADNDISYVAKGSSFHFGRRGPSVHLRYPVAGDKENKVKWFYNEIIVPKGQDVIGSYFMADGFGEGYFGMQVNSATERRVLFSVWSPFNTEDPKSIPDSMRIKRVKNGSNVHIGEFGNEGSGGQSYMRFPWTAGQAYAFLLSAEPDQLKKTTTYTAYFKDVAAGKWFLIASFTRPQKATYLTHLYSFVENFEPENGDKVHKAYFTNQWIGDSENNWLELTHAVYTGDATANANYRKDYAGGKEGDKFFLQNGGFFNNYIVLKAPYDREATGQKPLIDFSKLPVK; this is encoded by the coding sequence ATGATGAAGAAAACCGTTATAATTTGTCTTTCGATATTGTTTATTGCCATAGGAGATAATGCCGCCATTGCGCAGACCGTACACTTTGATGCTGCACAATTGCGTCACGTTATCCCGTTTGGCGGCAATGCCTGGGTAAACGCGCCTGATACTATTACCGATGAAGGCTTAATTGGTCTGAAAAGTCCGAAAACAACAGCTGGTATTTATTTCAGGGTTAGCAACGCACAGGATCTTCAACTTGCGCTGGTAGTACGTGTGCCGCAAGGCAGCAGTACTTTACAGCTATCGATAGGGAAAAATACGTTTGTTAAAAAACTAAACAATACCAAATTTGATACCGTCAGTTTCGGAAAGGTTCATATCAACAAGCCGGGGTATATAATGGTAAGGTTAAAAGGAACCAGTAAAACCGGCGCTGTTTATGCCGATGTATCTGATTTGGTAGTTACGTTGCAGAAAGCAGATAATGATATATCTTATGTTGCTAAAGGCAGCTCGTTTCATTTTGGCAGGAGAGGGCCTTCCGTGCATTTGCGCTATCCGGTGGCTGGCGATAAAGAAAATAAAGTAAAATGGTTTTATAACGAGATCATTGTACCAAAGGGACAGGACGTGATAGGTTCATACTTTATGGCCGATGGTTTTGGCGAAGGGTACTTTGGTATGCAGGTAAACTCTGCTACCGAACGCAGGGTACTGTTTTCAGTATGGAGCCCTTTTAATACTGAAGACCCCAAGAGTATTCCCGACAGCATGCGAATTAAACGGGTAAAAAACGGCAGTAATGTTCATATCGGCGAGTTCGGCAATGAAGGATCGGGCGGTCAAAGCTATATGCGTTTTCCGTGGACGGCCGGGCAGGCTTATGCGTTCCTGTTGAGCGCCGAACCTGATCAGCTAAAAAAAACTACTACGTACACCGCTTATTTTAAAGATGTAGCTGCCGGTAAATGGTTTCTCATAGCCAGCTTTACCCGCCCGCAAAAGGCCACCTACTTAACTCATTTGTATTCGTTTGTTGAGAATTTTGAACCGGAAAATGGCGATAAAGTGCACAAAGCTTATTTTACTAACCAATGGATAGGTGACAGCGAAAACAACTGGCTGGAGCTTACCCATGCCGTATACACAGGTGATGCTACCGCAAATGCCAACTATCGTAAAGATTATGCAGGCGGAAAAGAAGGCGATAAATTTTTCCTGCAAAACGGTGGTTTCTTTAACAATTATATCGTACTTAAAGCACCATACGATCGTGAGGCTACCGGCCAGAAACCTTTGATTGATTTTTCAAAACTCCCCGTTAAATAA
- a CDS encoding LacI family DNA-binding transcriptional regulator, translating into MQTKPTTIKEIAQILGISVSTVSRALHDHPSIGLTTRAKVKKLAGELNYEPNQTAIFLQKGKTLTIGVILPELSEAFFSSAISAIEDTAYKKNYTVLLAQSHDDEQKEKQLVEKMKNHRVDGLLVSVGKNTSSYQHFENLKKYNIPVVYFDRIPSIPNIHYVACNMEIGTIEAVSYLLKKGHRAIGMINGPQTMVATGERKEGYIKAMTKNRLKYDPSLIVSCDLTEEGTKKALDDLLASKRKPTAIVTFNDYVALFAIKHASKLNIKINKDLEFVSYANLPLINYMENIPAASVEQFPYLQGQKATDILMDLLHHQGTGGNEPSAFYKVIIESQLVENKK; encoded by the coding sequence ATGCAAACAAAGCCAACTACTATAAAAGAGATAGCGCAAATATTAGGCATCTCGGTTTCTACAGTTTCAAGGGCCTTGCATGACCACCCGAGCATAGGGCTCACTACAAGGGCAAAAGTTAAAAAGCTGGCCGGCGAATTAAACTATGAGCCTAACCAAACCGCTATTTTTTTGCAAAAGGGTAAAACCCTCACCATTGGGGTTATTTTACCCGAACTTTCAGAGGCTTTCTTTTCATCGGCCATAAGCGCAATTGAAGATACTGCCTATAAAAAAAACTATACCGTACTGCTGGCACAATCACATGATGACGAGCAGAAGGAAAAACAACTGGTTGAAAAAATGAAAAACCACCGGGTTGATGGCCTGCTTGTATCGGTAGGGAAAAATACCTCCTCCTATCAGCACTTTGAAAACTTAAAGAAATACAATATTCCTGTAGTTTATTTCGACAGGATCCCATCTATACCTAATATTCATTATGTAGCCTGCAATATGGAAATAGGTACCATTGAGGCGGTGAGTTATCTGCTTAAAAAAGGGCACCGGGCAATAGGCATGATTAACGGGCCGCAAACCATGGTTGCCACCGGCGAACGTAAAGAGGGTTATATCAAAGCGATGACCAAAAACAGGCTTAAGTATGACCCATCACTCATCGTTTCGTGCGACCTGACCGAAGAAGGCACAAAAAAGGCCTTAGACGATCTGCTGGCCAGCAAACGCAAGCCGACTGCTATAGTAACCTTTAACGATTATGTGGCGCTTTTTGCTATTAAACACGCCAGTAAATTAAACATCAAAATAAATAAGGACCTTGAATTTGTAAGCTATGCCAATTTACCGCTGATCAATTATATGGAGAATATCCCGGCCGCTTCGGTTGAGCAATTTCCTTATTTACAAGGGCAAAAAGCAACTGATATTTTAATGGACCTGCTGCATCACCAGGGTACCGGCGGCAATGAACCAAGCGCCTTTTATAAGGTGATCATTGAATCGCAATTGGTCGAAAACAAAAAATAA